CTTGGCGCTCGCGCGCCACGGCGTGTCTCGCCAGGAGGCCTACCGGCTGGTGCAGAAGCACGCCCTCAGCGCCTGGGACGAGGGCGACCACCTGTACGACCGGCTCGCGCGCGATCCCGAGCTCGGCAAGGTCCTCGACCCCGACGAGCTGGTCGAGTGTTTCGACCTGGACCGCCAGCTCCGCAACGTCGACGCGATCTTCGCGCGCACGCTCGCGGCCAAGGGAGGCACGGCGAAATGAAGGTCCGCGTCCTGATCCGCCTCAAGCCGGGAGTCCTCGACGCGCAGGGCAGGGCGATCGGCAACGCGCTCGCCGACCTGGGCTACGACGCGGTCACGAACGTGCGCGTGGGCAAGCTGATCGAGCTCGAGGTCGCCGAGACCGACCCGGCCAAGGCGCAGTCACTGGTGCGCGAGGCCTGCGAGAAGCTGCTGGCGAACCCGGTGATCGAGACGTTCTCGATCGAAAGCTAGGCATCGATTTCGGGTGGCGGCGGCGGATCGACCGGGAAGCCGGGGGCGTCGCCCGTGGTCACGCGCGCGTTGACACC
This DNA window, taken from Myxococcota bacterium, encodes the following:
- the purS gene encoding phosphoribosylformylglycinamidine synthase subunit PurS produces the protein MKVRVLIRLKPGVLDAQGRAIGNALADLGYDAVTNVRVGKLIELEVAETDPAKAQSLVREACEKLLANPVIETFSIES